The proteins below are encoded in one region of Sander lucioperca isolate FBNREF2018 chromosome 11, SLUC_FBN_1.2, whole genome shotgun sequence:
- the LOC116038095 gene encoding complement factor H-related protein 4-like isoform X2, giving the protein MGETTIYWCKTGYESTDGATWASCNRDGWTPNPLCQESVGCGSPPPLTDGDIKYTVKSNYSHQERVEFMCQRYYTMEGGPHRTCINGEWTGQMRCLKPCIVNEDVYRQHNITLKSSDSTFFTHDEIVEFRCARGVPVGAVAMRQRCNGGVILLPTCQ; this is encoded by the exons ATGGGTGAGACTACAATATATTGGTGTAAGACAGGCTACGAGAGCACAGATGGTGCTACCTGGGCCTCATGCAACAGAGATGGATGGACACCAAATCCACTCTGTCAAG AGAGTGTAGGCTGTGGGAGTCCACCACCTCTCACAGATGGAGACATCAAGTACACCGTTAAAAGTAATTACAGCCATCAAGAAAGGGTTGAATTCATGTGTCAAAGATACTACACCATGGAGGGTGGGCCTCACAGAACCTGCATCAACGGTGAATGGACCGGACAGATGAGATGCCTCA AACCCTGTATTGTGAATGAAGACGTCTATAGACAACataacattactttaaaatctaGTGACAGTACATTTTTCACTCATGATGAAATAGTTGAGTTCAGGTGTGCCAGAGGAGTACCAGTTGGTGCAGTGGCAATGCGTCAGAGGTGTAATGGTGGTGTGATTCTCCTGCCTACCTGCCAGTGA
- the LOC116038095 gene encoding complement factor H-related protein 4-like isoform X1, whose protein sequence is MGETTIYWCKTGYESTDGATWASCNRDGWTPNPLCQVLESVGCGSPPPLTDGDIKYTVKSNYSHQERVEFMCQRYYTMEGGPHRTCINGEWTGQMRCLKPCIVNEDVYRQHNITLKSSDSTFFTHDEIVEFRCARGVPVGAVAMRQRCNGGVILLPTCQ, encoded by the exons ATGGGTGAGACTACAATATATTGGTGTAAGACAGGCTACGAGAGCACAGATGGTGCTACCTGGGCCTCATGCAACAGAGATGGATGGACACCAAATCCACTCTGTCAAG TTTTAGAGAGTGTAGGCTGTGGGAGTCCACCACCTCTCACAGATGGAGACATCAAGTACACCGTTAAAAGTAATTACAGCCATCAAGAAAGGGTTGAATTCATGTGTCAAAGATACTACACCATGGAGGGTGGGCCTCACAGAACCTGCATCAACGGTGAATGGACCGGACAGATGAGATGCCTCA AACCCTGTATTGTGAATGAAGACGTCTATAGACAACataacattactttaaaatctaGTGACAGTACATTTTTCACTCATGATGAAATAGTTGAGTTCAGGTGTGCCAGAGGAGTACCAGTTGGTGCAGTGGCAATGCGTCAGAGGTGTAATGGTGGTGTGATTCTCCTGCCTACCTGCCAGTGA